One Pullulanibacillus sp. KACC 23026 DNA segment encodes these proteins:
- a CDS encoding dihydroxyacetone kinase subunit DhaK, with product MKYFLNHNDEIVNEALEGLMALTPNQHLSRIDGALSVSCKNEGRKVKIIIGGGSGHEPLFAGMVGPGMADAAVMGYVFAAPSPMAIVKTAKAVAKNGEDVIVLYGNYSGDVLNFDMAQEDLEDEGIKSAAVRVHDEIASAAVEDRQQRRGTAGATFVLKCVSAAADRGLELDEIIRIAEKANEYTRTIGVAAGAADSPSDGRPMFEIPEGKVEIGMGVHGEKGVFVGDFTTADEIVDQMLQRLWADFEATETQLEDVAVLINGLGRTTLLELLVITRKVKNSLAEKQIKVSYCNAGEFETSLNMHGFSITLMALDEELKSLLFEPAQSFGFSL from the coding sequence TTGAAGTATTTTCTTAATCATAATGATGAAATAGTTAATGAGGCGTTAGAGGGGTTAATGGCTCTGACTCCTAATCAACATCTAAGTCGTATAGATGGTGCTCTTTCGGTTAGTTGTAAGAATGAAGGAAGAAAAGTGAAAATCATTATCGGTGGAGGAAGCGGTCATGAACCTTTATTCGCAGGTATGGTTGGACCTGGGATGGCTGATGCGGCGGTAATGGGATATGTATTTGCTGCTCCTAGCCCGATGGCCATTGTCAAAACGGCTAAAGCAGTCGCAAAGAACGGTGAGGATGTCATTGTTTTATACGGCAACTATTCTGGTGACGTTCTTAACTTTGACATGGCTCAAGAAGATCTAGAGGATGAAGGCATTAAGTCTGCTGCAGTAAGAGTTCATGACGAAATTGCATCGGCTGCTGTCGAAGATCGACAGCAGCGCCGAGGGACAGCTGGAGCAACCTTTGTGTTAAAATGCGTTTCGGCAGCGGCTGATCGTGGTCTTGAATTGGATGAAATTATACGAATAGCAGAGAAGGCGAATGAATATACCCGTACTATCGGTGTGGCAGCTGGAGCAGCGGATTCACCGTCAGACGGCCGCCCGATGTTCGAAATACCTGAAGGCAAAGTTGAAATTGGTATGGGGGTTCATGGTGAGAAAGGCGTTTTCGTTGGTGACTTTACAACAGCTGATGAAATTGTTGATCAAATGCTCCAAAGGTTATGGGCTGATTTTGAAGCCACCGAAACTCAATTAGAAGACGTGGCTGTTCTCATCAACGGGTTAGGCCGAACAACCCTACTAGAGTTGCTCGTTATTACTAGGAAAGTGAAAAACAGCCTGGCTGAAAAGCAAATTAAGGTTTCCTACTGCAATGCAGGGGAGTTTGAAACTTCACTAAATATGCACGGTTTTTCAATCACTTTAATGGCTTTAGACGAAGAATTGAAGTCTCTACTCTTTGAACCCGCCCAATCCTTTGGTTTTTCATTATAA
- the dhaL gene encoding dihydroxyacetone kinase subunit DhaL: MMLIQEWKDAVVHALQLVVDHETYLDDLDKSLGDGDHGTTVARGMRSAIKGLEEECEYGNQVFAIVGNRMLEAMGGASGVLYGVFFRASRKCSKQSEMTPEYILELFETGLQELKKRSGANLGDKTMLDAVVPAVEAVRSAVKDGETDVRNTLRLALEGAKQGAESTKDMLARFGRAKFLGERSRSIMDPGAASFTLFFEGLYSGAAVQKIGDAE; the protein is encoded by the coding sequence ATGATGCTAATACAAGAATGGAAAGACGCTGTTGTTCATGCACTTCAACTTGTTGTAGATCACGAAACGTATCTAGATGATCTCGATAAGTCACTCGGAGATGGAGACCATGGTACGACGGTTGCTCGCGGAATGCGCAGTGCGATTAAGGGATTAGAAGAAGAATGTGAATATGGTAATCAAGTCTTTGCGATAGTTGGGAATCGAATGCTAGAAGCCATGGGTGGCGCATCGGGAGTTCTTTATGGCGTATTCTTTCGTGCCTCTAGAAAGTGTTCGAAGCAATCCGAAATGACACCTGAGTACATTCTCGAATTATTCGAAACTGGCTTGCAAGAATTGAAGAAGAGAAGCGGTGCAAACCTAGGGGATAAGACAATGCTTGATGCCGTAGTTCCGGCGGTTGAAGCGGTTCGGTCTGCTGTAAAAGATGGAGAGACTGACGTTAGAAATACCTTGCGATTGGCGTTAGAAGGGGCCAAACAAGGAGCGGAATCAACAAAAGACATGCTAGCCCGTTTTGGGAGAGCCAAGTTTCTAGGTGAAAGATCCCGTTCCATTATGGATCCTGGTGCGGCATCCTTTACTTTATTCTTCGAAGGACTTTATTCGGGAGCCGCGGTTCAAAAAATTGGAGACGCTGAATAA
- a CDS encoding triose-phosphate isomerase family protein, producing MADVYIGTNWKMNMDPDLTTEWAKHLRMYMLHAESKPTVFVMPPFPLIPQLMEELKGTDVLIGAQNCHWETTGSYTGEISPRLLAKMGVDMVLVGHAERRAQFNETNQMIHKKLSAVLKEGMRAVLCIGEDHTVKGKADETERVLREQLEIALQGIELTSPDQVILAYEPVWAIGEHGEDPAPGEIRSSLEIIRQVSYEILREYPPIVYGGSVNPDNAQELLAVPFVNGLFVGRHALDGEQFTHIAQITVSERVENA from the coding sequence ATGGCGGATGTTTACATTGGAACAAATTGGAAGATGAATATGGACCCTGATTTGACTACTGAATGGGCGAAGCATCTTCGAATGTATATGCTCCATGCCGAAAGTAAGCCAACCGTTTTTGTGATGCCGCCGTTTCCTCTGATTCCTCAATTGATGGAGGAACTGAAGGGAACAGACGTCTTGATCGGCGCGCAAAATTGCCATTGGGAAACAACCGGCTCTTATACCGGCGAAATTTCGCCTCGATTATTAGCCAAAATGGGTGTGGATATGGTGTTAGTTGGACATGCAGAAAGAAGAGCGCAGTTCAATGAAACCAATCAAATGATTCATAAAAAATTGAGTGCCGTTTTAAAAGAAGGCATGCGTGCTGTCCTCTGCATAGGGGAAGATCACACAGTAAAAGGAAAAGCCGATGAGACTGAACGTGTTTTGCGAGAACAACTCGAGATTGCCTTACAAGGGATAGAACTGACATCACCAGACCAGGTTATCCTCGCTTATGAACCGGTGTGGGCAATTGGAGAACATGGAGAAGATCCTGCTCCGGGTGAGATACGATCTTCCCTTGAGATAATTCGTCAAGTTTCCTATGAAATTTTAAGAGAGTATCCGCCAATTGTCTATGGTGGAAGTGTCAATCCCGACAATGCTCAAGAGTTGCTCGCGGTGCCTTTCGTAAATGGTCTATTTGTGGGAAGGCATGCACTCGATGGTGAACAGTTTACTCATATTGCACAGATAACGGTATCCGAAAGGGTAGAGAATGCATGA
- a CDS encoding DeoR/GlpR family DNA-binding transcription regulator, whose protein sequence is MNDREQRLQDIIKIVQEHDSISVESLQDILGVSGSTVRSDLRILVKEGKIQREHGRVTRVSDIDLNDQDGLPSFEHRLQINLEQKERIAKIAESFINNNDSIILDASSTCFLLAKRLVNSGKNLTVVTNSVSSAQLLHKNQRLQVILIGGTLGVQNNTEGTLGISVFEHLNIKKCFVSGYGVSVQQGITDFSLLEIELKKKFVEVAQESYALVDSSKFDVVSVGTFCSLDKLDAIITDDELPNELTQKYQNKLTIIKP, encoded by the coding sequence ATGAACGATCGTGAACAAAGGTTGCAAGATATAATAAAAATTGTTCAAGAGCATGATAGTATTTCAGTTGAGAGCTTACAAGATATTCTCGGAGTATCTGGTTCTACGGTTCGCAGTGATCTAAGGATTCTTGTTAAAGAGGGTAAAATCCAAAGGGAGCATGGGCGAGTCACTCGTGTCTCTGATATAGACTTAAATGACCAGGATGGATTACCTTCGTTTGAGCATCGACTTCAAATTAATCTTGAACAGAAAGAAAGGATTGCAAAAATAGCAGAATCCTTCATCAATAACAATGATTCCATCATTTTAGATGCAAGTTCAACCTGTTTTCTTCTTGCCAAACGACTAGTGAATTCAGGGAAAAACTTAACAGTTGTAACAAACAGTGTAAGTTCTGCTCAATTGCTGCACAAGAACCAAAGACTTCAAGTGATTCTTATTGGCGGAACTTTAGGCGTTCAAAATAATACAGAAGGAACATTAGGAATTAGTGTCTTTGAACATTTAAACATAAAAAAATGTTTTGTTTCTGGTTATGGCGTATCTGTTCAACAAGGAATTACAGACTTTAGCCTCTTGGAGATTGAACTAAAGAAGAAATTTGTAGAAGTGGCCCAGGAATCCTATGCGCTAGTAGACTCAAGCAAATTTGATGTCGTATCCGTCGGGACTTTTTGTTCACTCGATAAATTAGATGCCATAATAACTGACGATGAACTCCCAAATGAACTCACACAAAAATACCAAAACAAACTAACCATCATTAAACCATGA
- a CDS encoding LacI family DNA-binding transcriptional regulator — protein MATIKDVARLSNVSVSTVSRVINSSGYVAKEVHERVVKSMKALNYQPNEVARGLVSKKTSIIGLIIPDVSNPFFSDIARGVEDKAIMNQYNVMLCNTDWQLERETNYIKLLQGKWVEGIVLAGTRSLEAELTSVLGNLPVVFVDRKPFNSASAIWSDNEQGGYMATNHLIENGCENIVHLSGPKDSPSAVARRTGFLKAIEEHPEVTGSVIQGDFRYNSGFSLASDLFSKKEFPDGIFAGNDLMAVGVTQAANRYKVNIPEDIKLIGYDNIAMSQYVYPSISTIAQSGYEMGGMALELLLESLERKEKRDVQQEFSPQLIIRKSTQK, from the coding sequence ATGGCTACTATAAAAGATGTTGCTCGTTTATCGAATGTCTCAGTCTCTACGGTATCAAGAGTCATTAATAGTAGTGGTTATGTAGCTAAAGAGGTTCATGAACGCGTTGTCAAATCAATGAAGGCGCTTAACTATCAGCCTAATGAAGTTGCAAGAGGTTTGGTAAGCAAGAAAACCTCTATAATTGGCCTAATCATTCCGGATGTGTCTAACCCATTCTTTTCAGATATTGCCAGAGGGGTAGAAGACAAAGCCATAATGAATCAATATAATGTCATGCTTTGTAATACGGACTGGCAGCTTGAGAGAGAAACGAATTACATAAAGTTATTGCAAGGAAAATGGGTAGAAGGAATCGTATTAGCAGGGACTCGGTCATTGGAAGCTGAACTAACATCTGTATTAGGGAACTTGCCCGTAGTGTTTGTTGATCGTAAGCCTTTTAATTCAGCGAGTGCGATTTGGAGTGATAATGAGCAAGGTGGTTATATGGCGACAAATCATCTCATTGAAAATGGATGTGAAAACATTGTCCACCTATCTGGTCCAAAAGACTCACCATCAGCTGTCGCTAGACGTACGGGTTTTTTAAAAGCAATAGAAGAACATCCTGAAGTAACTGGCTCAGTTATACAAGGGGATTTCCGATATAACAGCGGTTTCAGTTTAGCGTCAGATCTTTTCTCAAAAAAGGAATTTCCTGATGGGATTTTTGCTGGGAATGACTTGATGGCAGTTGGTGTGACTCAAGCAGCAAATAGATATAAGGTAAATATTCCCGAGGATATTAAGCTAATTGGATACGATAATATTGCGATGTCCCAATATGTCTATCCATCCATCAGTACCATTGCTCAATCAGGATATGAAATGGGTGGTATGGCACTCGAGTTGTTATTAGAATCCCTTGAAAGAAAAGAAAAGAGGGACGTTCAGCAAGAGTTTTCCCCTCAATTAATCATACGAAAATCTACTCAGAAGTAA
- the rbsD gene encoding D-ribose pyranase: MKSSGILHGEMSKVVALLGHGDTIVISDCGLPVPPNVQLIDLAVTTGVPDFLIVLKAVTQELHVEACTVAEELETNPTLLEKISSLIKLEPEKITHERFKEETQRATAIIRTGEFTPYSNVILTAGVPF, from the coding sequence ATGAAGTCATCAGGGATTTTACATGGAGAAATGTCGAAAGTTGTAGCACTACTTGGGCATGGGGATACAATCGTGATCTCCGATTGCGGATTGCCCGTACCGCCTAATGTTCAATTAATTGATCTAGCTGTCACGACCGGAGTGCCCGATTTCCTGATTGTTCTAAAAGCGGTTACACAAGAGTTGCACGTTGAGGCATGTACGGTTGCGGAAGAGTTAGAGACAAATCCAACGTTACTTGAAAAGATTTCAAGCCTTATAAAATTAGAGCCTGAAAAAATTACGCATGAGAGGTTTAAAGAGGAAACACAAAGGGCAACTGCCATTATTCGAACAGGTGAATTTACCCCTTATTCGAATGTGATTCTAACAGCGGGAGTTCCATTTTAA
- a CDS encoding sugar ABC transporter ATP-binding protein — protein MSILKMSGISKSFGPVNVLKNVDLEIETGEVLALLGENGAGKSTLMKILTGVYHADQGQIEIDNQIVSVQNISDSRSHGIEIIHQELNLFENLSIAENFLIGREDNYRNSFGLIDYKRLRSDTAEALKRVKLKRSPIEKVSGLSVGEQQLIEIAKALQSNIKFLVMDEPTAALTETETERLFELIEDLRQNDVGIVYISHRMEELYKIADKVEILRDGELIGTRKITEVKERELIQMMVGRDVEDRYPKAPAKIGKEILKVTHLTTKQVHDVNLNIKAGEIIGLGGLMGSGRTEVARAIAGIDKIKSGTVIFKGNECKFKNPSEAIQAGMAFVTEDRKGQGLILSFTVRENLSLPTLDRRSVLGWVNKKEEKKFAQEYIRNLRVKTSSEEQTAGSLSGGNQQKVVIGKWLASDPDLLILDEPTRGVDVGAKQEIYQLMNQLVSQGKGILMISSDLPELLGMCDRVYVMYHGSTQGEVKDNYLNEEDFMTLATGGALK, from the coding sequence ATGAGCATTCTTAAGATGTCTGGAATATCAAAATCATTTGGGCCGGTTAATGTCCTGAAAAATGTTGATCTTGAGATTGAAACAGGTGAGGTCCTTGCTCTCTTAGGTGAAAATGGAGCAGGAAAATCAACCCTAATGAAGATTTTAACTGGCGTATACCATGCCGATCAGGGACAAATTGAAATCGACAACCAAATTGTAAGCGTTCAAAACATTTCTGATAGCCGGAGTCATGGTATTGAAATCATTCACCAGGAACTCAATTTATTTGAGAATTTATCAATTGCAGAGAATTTTTTGATAGGGCGTGAAGATAACTATCGAAATTCCTTTGGGTTAATTGACTATAAAAGATTAAGAAGCGATACAGCAGAGGCGCTTAAGAGAGTAAAACTCAAACGCTCGCCGATAGAAAAAGTATCGGGATTAAGTGTTGGTGAGCAGCAACTCATTGAAATTGCGAAAGCGCTTCAGTCAAATATTAAGTTTCTCGTTATGGATGAACCAACCGCTGCCTTGACTGAAACTGAAACAGAACGGCTTTTTGAGTTAATTGAGGATCTTCGTCAGAATGATGTTGGAATCGTATACATTTCTCACAGAATGGAAGAACTCTATAAAATTGCTGATAAAGTCGAGATCTTAAGAGATGGCGAATTGATTGGCACAAGGAAGATAACTGAAGTTAAGGAGCGAGAACTGATTCAGATGATGGTGGGTCGAGATGTGGAAGACCGCTATCCAAAAGCCCCAGCGAAAATAGGGAAGGAAATTCTAAAAGTAACCCATCTTACAACGAAGCAGGTTCATGATGTGAATCTGAACATAAAAGCAGGTGAGATCATTGGTTTGGGCGGATTAATGGGATCGGGCCGAACTGAAGTTGCCAGAGCCATAGCGGGAATCGATAAGATTAAAAGCGGAACCGTCATTTTTAAGGGAAATGAATGTAAGTTCAAAAACCCGAGTGAAGCGATACAAGCTGGAATGGCGTTCGTTACGGAGGATCGAAAGGGGCAAGGGCTCATTCTTTCTTTTACCGTTCGCGAAAATCTCTCGCTACCGACACTTGATAGAAGATCTGTCCTTGGATGGGTGAATAAAAAGGAAGAAAAGAAATTTGCTCAAGAATACATTCGTAATTTGCGTGTGAAGACATCTTCTGAAGAGCAAACGGCTGGGAGTTTAAGTGGAGGAAACCAGCAAAAAGTGGTTATTGGAAAATGGTTGGCAAGTGATCCTGACCTTCTAATATTAGATGAGCCAACACGGGGTGTGGATGTCGGAGCCAAACAGGAAATCTATCAACTGATGAACCAACTCGTCTCTCAAGGTAAAGGGATTCTAATGATTTCTTCTGATCTACCTGAACTTTTAGGGATGTGCGACCGGGTCTATGTGATGTATCACGGATCTACACAAGGTGAAGTGAAAGATAATTATCTGAATGAAGAAGACTTTATGACATTAGCAACAGGAGGGGCATTAAAATGA
- a CDS encoding ABC transporter permease, with protein MKEFVRRYKLGPLIGLIILFIIISILSHQFLTLSNLRNVALQTSVNMLLAVGMTFVILTSGIDLSVGSTLAVSAVVGSLVMTSGINFGLGIVIALIVGILAGLINGLFIAYGRLAPFIVTLGTMTLYRGITEILTHGSPIYNLPKGFSVIGTGSLVGIPIPVILTVIVLIVAWILLNRSVTGRRVYAVGGNEEVAKLAGVPVKKYLLLVYMISGFLAAVAGMILSSRLGSAEPTAGNGYELDAITAVVLGGTSLFGGEGTLVGTIIGAAILGVIDNGLNLLNVNSFWQDAVKGAIILIAIMLDRKKPNQ; from the coding sequence ATGAAAGAGTTTGTCAGACGCTACAAGCTTGGCCCATTAATTGGATTAATTATTCTTTTTATCATTATCTCCATTCTATCGCACCAATTCTTAACGTTAAGCAATTTAAGAAACGTGGCCTTGCAGACATCGGTCAATATGCTTCTTGCTGTCGGGATGACGTTTGTTATTTTGACATCGGGTATTGATTTATCAGTCGGTTCCACATTGGCCGTATCGGCTGTTGTTGGATCACTGGTCATGACCTCGGGCATTAATTTTGGCCTTGGCATCGTCATTGCTTTAATTGTAGGGATCTTAGCCGGTTTGATTAATGGATTATTTATCGCCTATGGACGTTTAGCACCCTTTATCGTGACATTGGGAACCATGACCTTGTATCGAGGCATTACTGAGATTCTGACACATGGAAGTCCGATCTATAATCTACCAAAAGGTTTTTCAGTTATAGGTACTGGAAGCCTTGTTGGGATTCCTATTCCCGTAATTCTTACTGTCATTGTTTTAATTGTAGCTTGGATTCTATTAAATCGATCCGTAACGGGTAGAAGAGTCTATGCGGTTGGGGGAAATGAAGAGGTAGCCAAACTCGCAGGTGTCCCAGTCAAGAAGTATCTCTTACTTGTCTATATGATCAGTGGTTTTCTCGCTGCGGTTGCAGGAATGATCTTGTCTTCCCGATTAGGCTCAGCAGAACCGACAGCAGGAAATGGTTATGAACTCGATGCCATCACTGCGGTTGTTTTAGGTGGAACGAGTTTGTTTGGGGGAGAAGGAACCTTAGTTGGTACGATTATTGGTGCTGCTATTCTAGGTGTCATCGATAATGGTTTAAATCTCTTAAATGTTAATTCCTTTTGGCAAGATGCTGTAAAAGGTGCCATTATTTTAATCGCGATTATGCTTGATCGCAAGAAACCAAATCAATGA
- a CDS encoding D-ribose ABC transporter substrate-binding protein, with product MKKKLSLILVAALTAVMVTACGSSSSQNSSSSSDSSSKSNSSSQKTVGLAVSTLNNPFFVSMRDGAKSEADKKGIHLIVDNANNDQSTQLNQVQDLIQQKVGAILLNPVDSQGLAQAVKMANQANIPVITLDRSVSSGKVTTFIASDSVKAGKMAADQIIKALNGKGKVVELQGEIGASSERDREKGFDNEIKTASGIQVVSKQSADFDRSKALNVMENILQAHPDVNAVFAQNDEMALGALKAIQQSNKKNVKIVGIDGEGEAIKNVNNGSMYADIAQQPSVEGQLGVDKALDLFNGKKLDSTVPVPLKLVTKGSSFKGF from the coding sequence ATGAAAAAGAAATTAAGCCTTATATTAGTTGCAGCATTAACAGCAGTTATGGTAACAGCATGTGGAAGCAGTTCATCTCAAAATAGCAGTTCAAGTTCCGATTCAAGTTCTAAATCGAACTCCAGTAGTCAAAAAACAGTCGGTCTTGCTGTCTCGACATTGAATAATCCATTTTTCGTTTCAATGCGCGATGGAGCTAAGAGTGAGGCAGATAAGAAGGGGATTCATCTTATTGTCGATAATGCAAATAATGATCAATCGACACAATTAAACCAAGTTCAAGATTTGATCCAGCAAAAAGTTGGTGCCATTTTACTTAATCCAGTTGACAGCCAAGGGTTGGCTCAAGCTGTTAAAATGGCTAATCAAGCCAATATTCCAGTTATTACACTCGATCGAAGTGTATCAAGCGGTAAAGTGACAACATTTATTGCTTCTGATAGTGTTAAGGCAGGAAAAATGGCAGCCGATCAAATTATTAAAGCATTAAATGGCAAAGGTAAAGTGGTAGAACTTCAAGGCGAGATCGGAGCTTCTTCTGAAAGAGATCGGGAAAAGGGCTTTGATAATGAAATTAAAACAGCATCAGGCATTCAAGTTGTTTCAAAACAATCGGCAGACTTTGATCGCAGTAAAGCACTAAATGTTATGGAAAATATTCTGCAAGCACATCCTGATGTTAATGCTGTATTTGCTCAAAACGATGAAATGGCATTAGGGGCATTAAAAGCTATTCAACAATCCAATAAGAAGAACGTAAAAATTGTAGGAATTGATGGAGAAGGCGAAGCCATTAAAAATGTAAATAATGGTTCGATGTATGCGGATATTGCTCAACAACCAAGTGTTGAAGGACAATTAGGCGTCGATAAGGCTCTTGACTTATTTAATGGCAAGAAACTCGATTCAACCGTT